The following proteins come from a genomic window of Nocardioides albertanoniae:
- a CDS encoding gamma-glutamylcyclotransferase family protein, producing the protein MTLYAAYGVNLDPVLMSERCPHSPLRTTGWLSGWRLTFGGEENVLGEGPRATIVQDPFEQVFVAVYDVVEQDMAALEKWELADIGVYFKTKVRISALAADLLCETYVLDTYEGGIPDARYLGALADAAEAAGAPADYVHALRTRPCRSND; encoded by the coding sequence GTGACTCTCTACGCGGCCTATGGCGTCAATCTGGACCCCGTGCTGATGAGCGAGCGCTGCCCGCATTCCCCGCTGCGTACGACCGGATGGCTGAGCGGCTGGCGCCTCACCTTCGGCGGCGAGGAGAACGTGCTCGGCGAGGGGCCGAGAGCCACGATCGTCCAGGATCCGTTCGAGCAGGTCTTCGTCGCCGTCTACGACGTCGTCGAGCAGGACATGGCGGCGCTGGAGAAGTGGGAGCTGGCCGACATCGGCGTCTACTTCAAGACCAAGGTGCGCATCTCCGCGCTCGCCGCGGACCTGCTGTGCGAGACCTATGTGCTCGACACGTACGAGGGCGGGATCCCGGACGCCCGCTACCTGGGCGCGCTCGCCGATGCCGCCGAGGCGGCCGGGGCTCCGGCCGACTACGTGCACGCGCTGCGTACGCGGCCTTGCCGGTCCAACGACTGA
- a CDS encoding purine-nucleoside phosphorylase produces the protein MTSPYDLAEEAAAVLAEKTGIEKHDIALVLGSGWLPAADALGEDYTEIATTDLPGFSAAAVKGHSGKIRSIRSAGGRNLLVFLSRTHYYEGKGVDAVVHPIRTAAAAGCETMVLTNGCGGLNPSWSPGTPVLIRDHINLTATSPLVGANFVDLTDLYSARLRGLAKQVDSSLDEGVYVQFPGPHYESPAEVKMAGIIGGDLVGMSTTLEAIAAREAGMEILGISLVTNLAAGISDQPLDHAEVLEAGRSAATRMGGLLGDLLPKI, from the coding sequence GTGACCTCACCGTATGACCTTGCCGAAGAAGCAGCCGCCGTTCTCGCCGAGAAGACCGGCATCGAGAAGCACGACATCGCGCTGGTGCTGGGCTCGGGCTGGCTGCCCGCTGCCGACGCGCTCGGCGAGGATTACACCGAGATCGCGACCACCGACCTGCCGGGCTTCAGCGCGGCCGCGGTCAAGGGACACAGCGGCAAGATCCGCTCGATCCGCTCGGCCGGCGGTCGCAACCTGCTGGTCTTCCTGAGCCGCACGCACTACTACGAGGGCAAGGGCGTCGACGCGGTCGTGCACCCGATCCGCACCGCGGCCGCGGCCGGCTGCGAGACGATGGTGCTCACCAACGGCTGCGGCGGGCTCAACCCGTCCTGGTCGCCGGGCACCCCGGTGCTGATCCGCGACCACATCAACCTGACCGCCACCTCCCCCCTGGTCGGAGCCAACTTCGTCGACCTCACCGACCTCTACTCGGCGCGCCTGCGCGGGCTGGCCAAGCAGGTCGACTCCTCCCTCGACGAGGGCGTCTACGTCCAGTTCCCCGGGCCGCACTACGAGAGCCCGGCCGAGGTGAAGATGGCCGGGATCATCGGCGGTGACCTGGTCGGCATGTCGACGACGCTCGAGGCGATCGCGGCCCGCGAAGCGGGCATGGAGATCCTCGGCATCTCGCTGGTCACCAACCTGGCCGCCGGCATCTCCGACCAGCCGCTCGACCATGCCGAGGTCCTGGAGGCCGGCCGCTCGGCCGCCACCAGGATGGGTGGCCTCCTCGGCGACCTCCTGCCCAAGATCTGA
- a CDS encoding heme oxygenase (biliverdin-producing): MTALLSDHTEPLSTLMRDGSRAEHTAAEGSSYMASLLDGQVNEQGYADYLLRLRQVYAALESVGRDLAATDPIAAAVHDPVLERLAAIDADLDHWAPGAVAVDSPAATTYVARIEASREWGGLYAAHHYTRYLGDLSGGQAIGRTLDRTFELGGAGIAFYAFAEVSKPKPYKDGYRARLDGLGLDADQKARVVDEVKVAFGLNQAIFEELSGRLEAYRR, translated from the coding sequence ATGACCGCCCTGCTGAGTGACCACACCGAGCCGCTGTCGACGTTGATGCGCGACGGCTCGCGCGCCGAGCACACCGCGGCCGAGGGCTCCTCCTACATGGCCTCACTGCTCGACGGGCAGGTCAACGAGCAGGGGTACGCCGACTACCTGCTGCGCCTGCGCCAGGTCTATGCCGCGCTGGAGAGCGTCGGGCGCGACCTGGCGGCGACCGACCCGATCGCCGCCGCCGTCCACGACCCGGTGCTCGAACGGCTCGCCGCGATCGACGCCGACCTCGACCACTGGGCGCCCGGAGCGGTCGCGGTCGACTCCCCGGCCGCCACGACGTACGTCGCGAGGATCGAGGCCAGCCGCGAGTGGGGCGGCCTCTACGCCGCTCACCACTACACCCGCTACCTCGGCGACCTCTCCGGTGGCCAGGCGATCGGGCGCACCCTCGACCGCACCTTCGAGCTCGGCGGCGCCGGCATCGCGTTCTACGCGTTCGCCGAGGTCTCGAAGCCGAAGCCCTACAAGGACGGCTACCGCGCGCGTCTCGACGGTCTCGGCCTCGACGCCGACCAGAAGGCGCGCGTCGTCGACGAGGTGAAGGTGGCCTTCGGCCTCAACCAGGCCATCTTCGAGGAGCTGAGCGGCCGGCTCGAGGCCTACCGGCGCTGA
- a CDS encoding phospho-sugar mutase, which translates to MVPTDRSELVVRAREWLADDPDEQTRNELEGLLTSTSPDAVADLADRFSGTLQFGTAGLRGALGAGPNRMNRVVVIKAAAGLANYLLATGAQGPVVIGYDARYNSDVFAQDTAEVMTGAGLEALVMPRSLPTPVLAYAVKALGASAGVMVTASHNPPQDNGYKVYLGDGSQIVPPADAEIAKRIAAIDRAGSVRRGAPGRTISEDLVDSYLDTVVGLLAEGGARDLTTVYTPLHGVGGDLVQLAMKFAGFPEPLVVKEQERPDPDFPTVAFPNPEEPGAMDRAMALAGKKRVDLVIANDPDADRCAAAIADGKKWRMLTGDEVGALLATHLIRKGVTGTYAASIVSSSLVGKVAEAAGQTYVETLTGFKWISRAPGIAFGYEEALGYCVDPQHVRDKDGISALLLLCELAASLKAEGRRLVDLLDEIAVEHGLHATSQLSVRLEDPAQITAAMQRLRERPVTALAGSAVQQIDDLAAGEGGLPPTDGIRYHLAGGSRVIVRPSGTEPKIKCYLEVVQPVADTSSLPTARRDADIALGALKVDIRAALGV; encoded by the coding sequence ATGGTCCCCACCGATCGATCCGAGCTCGTCGTCCGGGCACGAGAATGGCTCGCCGACGACCCTGACGAGCAGACCAGGAACGAGCTCGAAGGCCTGCTGACATCCACCTCGCCGGATGCCGTGGCCGACCTGGCCGACAGGTTCTCCGGCACCCTCCAGTTCGGCACCGCCGGACTGCGCGGAGCGCTCGGGGCCGGGCCCAACCGGATGAACCGAGTGGTCGTCATCAAGGCCGCCGCGGGCCTGGCCAACTACCTGCTCGCGACGGGCGCGCAGGGCCCGGTGGTGATCGGCTATGACGCTCGATACAACTCCGACGTCTTCGCCCAGGACACCGCCGAGGTGATGACCGGCGCCGGCCTGGAGGCGCTGGTGATGCCGCGCTCGCTGCCGACGCCGGTGCTGGCCTACGCGGTCAAGGCCCTGGGCGCCAGCGCCGGTGTGATGGTCACCGCCAGCCACAACCCACCGCAGGACAACGGCTACAAGGTCTATCTCGGTGACGGGTCGCAGATCGTGCCTCCCGCCGATGCCGAGATCGCGAAGCGGATCGCGGCCATCGACAGGGCCGGCTCGGTCAGGCGGGGCGCTCCCGGCCGCACGATCAGCGAGGATCTCGTCGACAGCTACCTCGACACGGTCGTCGGGCTGCTCGCCGAGGGCGGCGCACGCGACCTCACGACGGTCTACACGCCGCTGCACGGCGTCGGCGGCGACCTGGTGCAGCTGGCGATGAAGTTCGCCGGCTTCCCCGAACCGCTCGTGGTCAAGGAGCAGGAGCGGCCCGACCCCGACTTCCCGACGGTCGCGTTCCCCAACCCCGAGGAGCCCGGCGCGATGGACCGCGCGATGGCCCTGGCCGGCAAGAAGCGCGTCGACCTGGTCATCGCCAACGACCCCGACGCCGACCGCTGCGCCGCCGCCATCGCCGATGGCAAGAAGTGGCGGATGCTGACCGGCGACGAGGTCGGCGCGCTGCTGGCGACCCACCTGATCCGCAAGGGCGTCACCGGGACGTACGCCGCCTCGATCGTCTCCTCCTCCCTGGTCGGGAAGGTCGCCGAGGCCGCCGGGCAGACCTACGTCGAGACCTTGACCGGGTTCAAGTGGATCTCGCGCGCTCCCGGGATCGCGTTCGGCTACGAGGAGGCGCTGGGCTACTGCGTCGACCCCCAGCACGTGCGCGACAAGGACGGCATCTCCGCACTGCTGCTCCTGTGCGAGCTGGCCGCGTCGCTCAAGGCCGAGGGCCGGCGGCTGGTCGACCTGCTCGACGAGATCGCGGTCGAGCACGGTCTGCACGCCACCTCCCAGCTCTCCGTGCGTCTGGAGGACCCCGCCCAGATCACGGCCGCAATGCAGCGGCTCCGCGAGCGGCCGGTGACCGCACTGGCAGGCTCGGCTGTGCAGCAGATCGACGACCTCGCCGCAGGTGAAGGCGGTCTGCCGCCGACCGACGGGATCCGCTATCACCTGGCCGGAGGCTCGCGGGTGATCGTGCGGCCCAGCGGCACCGAGCCCAAGATCAAGTGCTACCTCGAGGTCGTGCAGCCCGTTGCCGACACCTCGTCGCTGCCCACCGCCCGCCGCGACGCCGACATCGCTCTCGGTGCGCTCAAGGTCGACATCCGAGCCGCCCTCGGCGTCTGA
- the deoC gene encoding deoxyribose-phosphate aldolase, producing MPTAAEIAKLIDHTLLKPEATHADVEALIAEAAELGTYSVCVSPSMLPLTVPDGLKVAVVCGFPSGKHLSSVKAGEAAAAVEAGADEIDMVIDVGAAKEKRFADVESDIAAVRTAAPAPTVLKVIIESAALDDDEIVGVCEAAVRAGADFVKTSTGFHPAGGASVHAVELMRSTVGPDLGVKASGGVRTMEQAEQMIAAGATRLGVSGSRALLSGSTPGAGY from the coding sequence GTGCCTACCGCCGCTGAGATCGCGAAGCTGATCGACCACACCCTCCTCAAGCCCGAAGCAACCCATGCTGACGTCGAGGCGCTGATCGCGGAGGCCGCCGAGCTCGGCACCTACTCGGTGTGCGTCTCCCCCTCGATGCTGCCCCTGACCGTGCCGGACGGCCTGAAGGTCGCGGTCGTGTGCGGCTTCCCGAGCGGCAAGCACCTCTCCTCGGTCAAGGCCGGCGAGGCCGCGGCCGCGGTGGAGGCCGGAGCCGACGAGATCGACATGGTGATCGACGTCGGCGCAGCGAAGGAGAAGCGGTTCGCTGACGTCGAGTCCGACATCGCCGCCGTCCGGACCGCTGCTCCCGCGCCCACCGTGCTGAAGGTGATCATCGAGTCGGCCGCGCTCGACGACGACGAGATCGTCGGGGTCTGCGAGGCGGCCGTCCGTGCCGGCGCCGACTTCGTGAAGACCTCCACCGGCTTCCACCCGGCCGGCGGCGCGAGCGTCCACGCCGTCGAGCTGATGCGCAGCACCGTCGGGCCCGACCTCGGGGTCAAGGCCTCCGGCGGCGTACGCACGATGGAGCAGGCCGAGCAGATGATCGCCGCGGGCGCGACCCGTCTCGGTGTCTCGGGTTCGCGCGCGCTGCTGTCCGGGTCGACCCCGGGCGCCGGCTACTGA
- a CDS encoding uridine kinase family protein — protein sequence MHAQVIVLAGPSGAGKSRLAERLGLPILRLDDFYKDGSDPSLPRIVDGPNAGMVDWDHPRSWHPEDAVEAITSLCRTGTAEVPVYDIAHDGRTGWQTLSLGDSKFFVAEGIFAQDIVADCRELGLLAEAYCVTQSAWTTFWRRLARDLRERRKPPFVLVRRGLALKRAQPQVVADAATKGCIAVYPKHGYVAIDELIGLRRRP from the coding sequence GTGCATGCTCAGGTCATCGTTCTCGCCGGACCATCGGGAGCCGGGAAGTCCCGCCTAGCCGAGCGGCTGGGGTTGCCGATCCTTCGGCTCGACGACTTCTACAAGGACGGCTCCGACCCTTCGCTCCCCCGGATCGTCGACGGGCCCAACGCAGGCATGGTCGACTGGGACCACCCGCGCTCATGGCATCCCGAGGACGCCGTCGAGGCGATCACCTCGCTGTGCAGGACCGGCACCGCCGAGGTGCCCGTCTACGACATCGCCCACGACGGCCGCACCGGCTGGCAGACGCTCTCGCTCGGCGACTCGAAGTTCTTCGTCGCCGAAGGCATCTTCGCCCAGGACATCGTGGCCGACTGCCGCGAGCTGGGCCTCCTCGCCGAGGCCTACTGCGTCACCCAGTCGGCCTGGACCACCTTCTGGCGTCGCCTCGCGCGCGACCTGCGCGAGCGCCGCAAGCCACCGTTCGTGCTGGTCAGGCGTGGGTTGGCGCTGAAGCGCGCGCAGCCGCAGGTGGTGGCCGACGCCGCCACCAAGGGATGCATCGCGGTCTACCCGAAGCACGGCTACGTCGCGATCGACGAGCTCATAGGGCTGCGTAGGCGTCCTTGA
- a CDS encoding adenosine deaminase: MKPSDIQIKAAPKVLLHDHLDGGVRPSTIVELAAEVGHELPQGTQQDPAALEEWFVTSADSGSLERYLETFAHTLAVMQTLPALTRVARECVEDLAADGVVYAEIRWAPELHTANGLELDECVEAVQAGFDAGTAAVANGGRKIVVRQLLTAMRQAARATEIADLAVTWRDRGVAGFDIAGPEKGFPPSRFLAAFEHLAADNMRFTIHAGEGFGLPSIWEAVHPCGCDRLGHGVRIVDDITVDDGGAPRLGRLASYVRDRRIPLELCPRSNVQTGAAKSIAEHPIGLLYDLGFRVTINTDNRLMSRTSMTAEMAGIVEAFGWGLPELQRLTTNAMKSAFLPYDERVDLIHEIKDAYAAL; encoded by the coding sequence ATGAAACCGTCCGACATTCAGATCAAGGCCGCCCCGAAGGTGCTCCTCCACGACCACCTCGACGGAGGCGTACGTCCCTCGACCATCGTCGAGCTCGCCGCCGAGGTGGGTCACGAGCTGCCGCAGGGCACCCAGCAGGATCCGGCGGCGCTGGAGGAGTGGTTCGTGACCAGCGCCGACTCCGGGTCGCTGGAGCGCTATCTGGAGACCTTCGCGCACACGCTGGCGGTGATGCAGACGCTGCCTGCGCTGACCCGGGTCGCACGCGAGTGCGTCGAGGACCTGGCCGCGGACGGCGTGGTCTATGCCGAGATCCGTTGGGCGCCGGAGCTCCACACGGCCAACGGCCTCGAGCTGGACGAGTGCGTCGAGGCCGTTCAGGCGGGGTTCGACGCGGGCACGGCGGCGGTCGCCAACGGCGGGAGGAAGATCGTCGTACGCCAGCTGCTGACCGCGATGCGGCAGGCCGCTCGAGCCACCGAGATCGCCGACCTGGCGGTGACCTGGCGCGACCGCGGGGTCGCCGGCTTCGACATCGCCGGCCCGGAGAAGGGGTTTCCGCCGAGCCGGTTCCTGGCGGCGTTCGAGCACCTGGCGGCCGACAACATGCGCTTCACCATTCACGCGGGCGAGGGCTTCGGGCTGCCCTCGATCTGGGAGGCGGTGCACCCGTGCGGCTGCGACCGGCTCGGCCACGGCGTACGCATCGTCGACGACATCACGGTGGATGACGGGGGCGCTCCGCGGCTCGGCCGGCTCGCGTCGTACGTTCGTGACCGGCGGATCCCGCTCGAGCTCTGCCCGCGCTCCAACGTGCAGACCGGGGCGGCGAAGTCGATCGCCGAGCACCCGATCGGGCTGCTCTACGACCTCGGCTTCCGGGTCACCATCAACACCGACAACCGACTGATGTCACGCACCTCGATGACGGCGGAGATGGCCGGCATCGTGGAGGCCTTCGGCTGGGGGCTGCCCGAGCTCCAGCGGCTGACGACCAACGCGATGAAGTCGGCGTTCCTGCCCTATGACGAGCGGGTCGACCTGATCCACGAGATCAAGGACGCCTACGCAGCCCTATGA
- a CDS encoding MaoC family dehydratase, whose translation MRTFTTLQEVSDAAGTEIGTGDWLEIDQDRVNAFAEATGDNQWIHVDVDRAKEGPFGGTIAHGYLTLSLLPFLGSSVYSLETPGAKLNYGLNKVRFPTPVLVGARIRAVVSFGEVTELPAGLQLVVKTTIEIEGSAKPASVAESVVLLLDT comes from the coding sequence GTGCGCACTTTCACCACTCTGCAAGAGGTCTCCGACGCTGCCGGCACCGAGATCGGCACCGGCGACTGGCTCGAGATCGACCAGGACCGCGTCAACGCGTTCGCCGAAGCCACCGGCGACAACCAGTGGATCCACGTCGACGTGGACCGGGCCAAGGAGGGCCCGTTCGGCGGCACCATCGCCCACGGCTACCTGACGCTGTCGCTGCTCCCGTTCCTCGGCTCGAGCGTCTACTCCCTGGAGACGCCGGGCGCGAAGCTCAACTACGGCCTCAACAAGGTGCGCTTCCCCACGCCGGTGCTGGTCGGTGCCCGCATCCGCGCCGTCGTCTCCTTCGGCGAGGTGACCGAGCTCCCCGCGGGTCTGCAGCTCGTGGTCAAGACGACCATCGAGATCGAGGGGTCCGCCAAGCCGGCCAGCGTCGCGGAGTCGGTCGTGCTCCTGCTCGACACCTGA
- a CDS encoding S66 family peptidase produces MEIIKPPKPVAGDKVAVLSPSFAAPAVAPAIHEQAMERLAAVTGLVPVEYPTTRKLGATAQERAADVNAAFADPEIRAVLATIGGEDQITVIPHLDADLIRKDPKPFLGHSDNTNLLNWLWTNGVAGFYGGSSQVHLGPGPGLDPIHEASLRAALLTGESLEISEPGESEDIGHDWNDPRALTEYGERDKTEPWTWAGPARAVTGRTWGGCIEIVQWALTAGRFPADPGVLDGGVILLETSEERIPAREFAWITRSLGERGLLEAIDAVVVGRAATSDFEHKPSAEERATLRAEQRDAAIETVARYNSDAVVVVGPPFGHTRPQWIVPYGGEMTVDGTTQRIWADYS; encoded by the coding sequence ATGGAGATCATCAAGCCACCCAAGCCCGTCGCCGGCGACAAGGTCGCCGTGCTGTCACCGTCGTTCGCGGCGCCCGCGGTGGCGCCGGCGATCCACGAGCAGGCGATGGAGCGGCTGGCCGCGGTCACGGGCCTGGTGCCGGTGGAGTATCCGACGACCCGCAAGCTCGGTGCGACGGCGCAGGAGCGGGCGGCCGACGTGAACGCCGCCTTCGCCGACCCGGAGATCCGGGCGGTGCTGGCGACCATCGGCGGCGAGGACCAGATCACCGTGATCCCGCATCTCGACGCCGACCTGATCCGCAAGGACCCGAAGCCGTTCCTCGGCCACAGCGACAACACCAACCTGCTCAACTGGCTGTGGACCAACGGGGTCGCCGGGTTCTACGGCGGCTCCAGCCAGGTCCACCTCGGCCCCGGCCCGGGGCTCGACCCGATCCACGAGGCCTCGCTCAGGGCGGCGCTGCTGACCGGCGAGAGCTTGGAGATCAGCGAGCCGGGGGAGTCCGAGGACATCGGCCACGACTGGAACGACCCGCGCGCGCTGACCGAGTACGGCGAGCGGGACAAGACCGAGCCGTGGACGTGGGCCGGTCCGGCCCGCGCGGTCACCGGCCGCACGTGGGGCGGCTGCATCGAGATCGTGCAGTGGGCGCTCACGGCCGGCCGCTTCCCGGCCGACCCCGGGGTGCTGGACGGTGGAGTAATCCTGCTCGAGACCTCCGAGGAGCGCATCCCGGCGCGCGAGTTTGCCTGGATCACACGCTCGCTGGGCGAGCGCGGGCTGCTCGAGGCGATCGACGCAGTGGTCGTCGGGCGCGCGGCGACGTCCGACTTCGAGCACAAGCCGAGCGCCGAGGAGCGCGCGACCCTGCGCGCCGAGCAGCGCGACGCGGCGATCGAGACCGTCGCCCGCTACAACTCCGACGCGGTGGTCGTCGTGGGTCCGCCTTTCGGTCACACCCGGCCGCAGTGGATCGTGCCGTACGGCGGCGAGATGACCGTCGACGGCACGACCCAGCGGATCTGGGCCGACTACTCCTGA
- a CDS encoding thymidine phosphorylase, which translates to MAEHDAVEVILAKRDGGELSDSQIDWMIAAYTRGAVADEQMSALNMAILLNGMSRREIARWTAAMIASGERMSFDSLDRPTADKHSTGGVGDKITLPLAPLVAACGVAVPQLSGRGLGHTGGTLDKLESIPGWRAALSNEEMLAQLGSVGAVICAAGDGLAPADKKLYALRDVTGTVEAIPLIASSIMSKKIAEGTGALVLDVKVGAGAFMKTLDSAQELARTMVDLGTDAGVSTVALVTDMATPLGLTAGNAIEVAESVEVLAGGGPADVVELTVALAREMLTAAGVDADPAEVLASGKAMDAWRAMISAQGGDPSAPLPVARETHVVTAPTSGVLTRLDAMAVGLAAWRLGAGRERKEDPVQAGAGVTWHARPGDTVAAGAPLFTLHTDTPERFDRALAALEGGFEIEDGAAYEATPLILDRIG; encoded by the coding sequence ATGGCGGAACATGATGCGGTCGAGGTGATCCTCGCCAAGCGCGACGGCGGCGAGCTGAGCGACTCGCAGATCGACTGGATGATCGCGGCCTACACCCGGGGTGCCGTGGCCGATGAGCAGATGTCGGCGCTCAACATGGCGATCCTGCTCAACGGGATGTCGCGGCGTGAGATCGCGCGGTGGACGGCGGCGATGATCGCCTCGGGCGAGCGGATGTCGTTCGACTCCCTCGACCGGCCGACGGCCGACAAGCACTCCACCGGTGGTGTGGGCGACAAGATCACGCTGCCGCTCGCGCCGCTCGTGGCCGCATGTGGCGTCGCCGTGCCGCAGCTCTCCGGTCGCGGGCTCGGCCACACCGGTGGCACGCTCGACAAGCTCGAGTCGATCCCCGGGTGGCGCGCGGCGCTGTCCAACGAGGAGATGCTCGCGCAGCTCGGCTCCGTCGGTGCGGTGATCTGTGCGGCCGGCGACGGTCTGGCCCCGGCCGACAAGAAGCTCTACGCGCTGCGCGACGTCACCGGCACCGTCGAGGCGATCCCGCTGATCGCCTCCTCGATCATGTCGAAGAAGATCGCCGAGGGCACCGGAGCGCTCGTGCTCGACGTCAAGGTCGGCGCGGGCGCGTTCATGAAGACGCTCGACTCCGCGCAGGAGCTGGCCCGGACCATGGTGGATCTCGGCACAGACGCCGGCGTCAGCACGGTCGCGCTGGTGACCGACATGGCCACCCCGCTGGGGCTGACGGCCGGCAACGCGATCGAGGTCGCCGAGTCGGTCGAGGTGCTGGCCGGAGGTGGCCCTGCCGACGTCGTCGAGCTCACCGTGGCCCTAGCCCGTGAGATGCTGACCGCAGCCGGTGTGGACGCCGACCCGGCCGAGGTGCTGGCCTCCGGCAAGGCCATGGACGCCTGGCGCGCGATGATCTCGGCGCAGGGCGGCGACCCGTCGGCTCCGCTGCCGGTCGCCCGCGAGACCCATGTGGTCACCGCGCCCACCTCGGGCGTGCTGACCCGGCTTGACGCGATGGCCGTCGGGCTGGCCGCGTGGCGGCTCGGGGCCGGCCGCGAGCGCAAGGAGGACCCGGTGCAGGCAGGGGCCGGCGTCACCTGGCACGCCCGCCCGGGCGACACGGTCGCCGCCGGTGCGCCGCTGTTCACGCTGCACACCGACACCCCCGAGCGCTTCGACCGGGCACTGGCCGCGCTCGAGGGTGGCTTCGAGATCGAGGACGGCGCTGCGTACGAGGCGACGCCGTTGATCCTCGACCGGATCGGCTGA
- a CDS encoding cytidine deaminase, translating to MTEKQTYAAGGFDWESLRTQAVEAAKHAYAPYSMYRVGVAGIADDGRLLQGCNVENAGYGVTLCAECGLVSSLHMTGGGRLTHVVCVNGTGEVIMPCGRCRQLLWENGGPELLLWTVSGVKTMAEVLPDAFGPEALA from the coding sequence ATGACCGAGAAGCAGACGTACGCCGCAGGCGGCTTTGACTGGGAATCCCTGCGCACGCAGGCCGTCGAGGCCGCAAAACATGCGTACGCCCCCTACTCCATGTATCGCGTCGGAGTGGCCGGGATCGCCGACGACGGACGCCTGCTCCAGGGCTGCAACGTCGAGAACGCGGGCTACGGCGTCACCCTGTGCGCCGAGTGCGGCCTCGTCTCCTCGCTGCACATGACCGGCGGAGGCCGCCTCACCCACGTCGTCTGCGTCAACGGCACCGGCGAGGTGATCATGCCCTGCGGCCGCTGCCGTCAGCTGCTCTGGGAGAACGGCGGACCCGAGCTGCTCCTGTGGACCGTCTCGGGCGTGAAGACCATGGCCGAGGTGCTCCCCGACGCCTTCGGCCCGGAGGCCCTGGCCTGA
- a CDS encoding BMP family lipoprotein — protein sequence MKNNIKKAAAGSVAAVLAAAALASCGEAPAERAGEKKSDYLPCIVSDAGGFDDKSFNQLSYEGVQDAAEKIGTKPKAVESNSENDYAANLESLVAQGCDTIVTVGFALSAATIKSAKANPETEYVLIDDAADADFDGKADAENIKPILYDTAQAAFLAGYTAADYTKTGVVGTYGGEPFPTVTIFMDGFKQGAEYYAKTKKKDVKVVGYTGGEKGTFTGEFVANEKATNTARQIIQQDADVILPVGGPIYQGALTAIADSGKDVALIGVDADFYETDPKTKDVVLTSILKNMKTSATDVIVAASEGKFDATPYVGTLDNDGVGLAPFHNFESKVSKTLPDELDQVTADIKDGSIKVNSYLAK from the coding sequence GTGAAGAACAACATCAAGAAGGCCGCCGCCGGCAGCGTCGCTGCGGTCCTGGCCGCAGCCGCCCTCGCCTCGTGCGGAGAGGCGCCGGCCGAGCGCGCAGGCGAGAAGAAGAGCGACTACCTTCCCTGCATCGTCTCCGACGCCGGCGGGTTCGACGACAAGTCGTTCAACCAGCTCAGCTATGAGGGCGTCCAGGACGCCGCCGAGAAGATCGGCACCAAGCCGAAGGCCGTCGAGTCCAACAGTGAGAACGACTACGCCGCCAACCTCGAGAGCCTCGTCGCCCAGGGCTGCGACACCATCGTGACCGTCGGCTTCGCGCTCTCTGCCGCGACGATCAAGTCCGCCAAGGCCAACCCCGAGACCGAGTACGTCCTGATCGACGACGCCGCCGACGCCGACTTCGACGGCAAGGCCGACGCCGAGAACATCAAGCCGATCCTCTACGACACCGCGCAGGCCGCGTTCCTGGCCGGCTACACCGCGGCCGACTACACCAAGACCGGCGTCGTCGGCACCTACGGCGGTGAGCCGTTCCCGACCGTGACCATCTTCATGGACGGCTTCAAGCAGGGCGCGGAGTACTACGCGAAGACCAAGAAGAAGGACGTCAAGGTCGTCGGCTACACCGGCGGCGAGAAGGGCACCTTCACCGGCGAGTTCGTCGCCAACGAGAAGGCCACCAACACCGCCCGCCAGATCATTCAGCAGGACGCCGACGTGATCCTGCCCGTCGGCGGCCCGATCTACCAGGGTGCGCTCACCGCGATCGCCGACTCCGGCAAGGACGTCGCCCTGATCGGTGTCGACGCCGACTTCTACGAGACCGACCCCAAGACCAAGGACGTCGTGCTCACCTCCATCCTGAAGAACATGAAGACGTCCGCCACCGACGTCATCGTCGCCGCCAGCGAGGGCAAGTTCGACGCGACGCCGTACGTCGGCACCCTCGACAACGACGGGGTCGGCCTGGCGCCGTTCCACAACTTCGAATCGAAGGTCTCCAAGACCCTTCCCGACGAGCTCGACCAGGTGACCGCCGACATCAAGGACGGCTCGATCAAGGTCAACTCCTACCTCGCGAAGTGA